The following proteins are encoded in a genomic region of Nomascus leucogenys isolate Asia chromosome 17, Asia_NLE_v1, whole genome shotgun sequence:
- the LOC115830882 gene encoding uncharacterized protein LOC115830882 produces MPGRTGRAGEMPAGWGPGRAGALEPNEGTCAPEALDRHLGVTRREGPTLGTLLGRGKGPCQALSQLGHCPSPAWNNHAGMMDIGVAHSLVGPSGHCRVLSSHSRPGELPVVMNHKVPRHRPASFLGTELLWVRCAPKMVHLPICCLLLTPAPGIGPRAHGDLCTNLETGGLPRGTGESQQAEGEGEAVQEGRGACKRAQRQESEGPQGPCVVRAGGVGWDTRQVAGEPPLVDHSTAGA; encoded by the coding sequence ATGCCGGGCAGGACGGGCCGGGCAGGGGAGATGCCAGCGGGCTGGGGACCGGGCCGGGCTGGGGCCTTAGAGCCTAATGAAGGCACCTGTGCCCCGGAGGCTCTGGATAGACACCTGGGAGTGACAAGGCGGGAGGGGCCCACACTCGGGACCTTGCTAGGAAGAGGGAAAGGCCCCTGTCAGGCTCTTTCTCAGCTGGGCCACTGCCCCAGTCCTGCCTGGAACAACCACGCTGGCATGATGGACATTGGGGTGGCTCATTCTCTGGTGGGGCCATCTGGGCACTGCAGGGTGCTGAGCAGCCACTCCAGGCCAGGAGAACTCCCAGTGGTGATGAACCACAAAGTACCCAGACATCGCCCTGCATCCTTTTTGGGGACAGAGCTGCTCTGGGTAAGATGTGCGCCTAAGATGGTCCACCTGCCAATCTGCTGCCTACTCCTGACCCCTGCTCCAGGAATTGGGCCCAGGGCCCATGGTGACCTCTGTACCAACCTGGAGACTGGAGGGCTTCCTAGAGGAACAGGGGAGAGTCAGCAGgcggagggggaaggggaggccgTCCAGGAAGGGCGGGGAGCATGCAAACGGGCACAGAGGCAGGAGAGTGAGGGGCCCCAAGGACCCTGTGTAGTCAGGGCAGGCGGGGTGGGCTGGGACACCAGACAGGTGGCCGGGGAGCCTCCTCTGGTTGACCATTCTACAGCTGGCGCTTGA